A part of Aegilops tauschii subsp. strangulata cultivar AL8/78 chromosome 2, Aet v6.0, whole genome shotgun sequence genomic DNA contains:
- the LOC123493414 gene encoding oryzalexin E synthase-like, producing the protein MPVIIREAVNRTVLNVISNILFSEDVADLSAPGAQPFRGLIVPVLEEWSKSNVSDAFPFLAPIDHLFGSRRRISIHLAKLFNFFDQEIVQRRLARNGTGTGSKKNNDVLDILLERHAMSKLTRQEIITFLTDMFIAASDTSTVTVQWAMAQLLRHPEKMDKVRNELATCLAAGSSDFVRESDLDNLPYLHAVVKETLRLHPAVPLIPREVATNGVSLGGFPIPIGMGVVVNLWAIGRDPMVWPQPNKFVPERFLAAGADEAVHFQGKDDYTYRPFGAGRRVCPGMDYALRSVPLLLASLVHKTEWRLPDGMAPEDIDLNDCYGTVLNLATPLGAVPVSTV; encoded by the exons ATGCCGGTCATAATCAGGGAGGCCGTGAACCGCACGGTGCTCAATGTCATATCCAACATCCTCTTCTCCGAGGATGTGGCGGACTTGAGCGCGCCGGGGGCCCAACCTTTCAGGGGACTCATTGTGCCGGTACTAGAGGAGTGGTCAAAATCCAACGTCTCTGACGCCTTCCCATTCCTCGCACCAATTGACCACCTCTTCGGCTCGCGTCGTCGCATCTCCATACATCTCGCCAAACTGTTCAACTTCTTTGACCAGGAGATCGTTCAGCGCCGGTTAGCTAGAAATGGCACTGGCACTGGCAGTAAGAAGAACAACGACGTGCTGGACATTCTCCTCGAGCGGCACGCCATGTCCAAGCTCACTCGGCAAGAAATCATCACGTTCCTAACA GATATGTTCATCGCCGCAAGTGACACGAGCACGGTGACTGTGCAGTGGGCTATGGCCCAGCTACTGCGCCACCCAGAGAAGATGGACAAGGTACGGAACGAGCTCGCAACATGCCTTGCAGCTGGGTCCAGTGACTTTGTCAGGGAGAGCGACCTCGACAACCTTCCCTACCTCCATGCCGTGGTGAAGGAGACACTACGGCTGCACCCAGCAGTACCATTGATACCGCGGGAGGTGGCCACCAACGGAGTGTCACTCGGTGGCTTCCCCATCCCAATCGGAATGGGTGTCGTTGTCAACTTGTGGGCAATTGGAAGGGACCCTATGGTATGGCCTCAACCTAACAAGTTTGTGCCTGAAAGGTTCTTGGCTGCAGGTGCAGACGAGGCTGTGCACTTTCAGGGCAAGGACGACTATACCTATAGGCCATTCGGTGCCGGCCGGAGGGTGTGCCCTGGAATGGACTATGCTCTGCGATCAGTGCCTCTGCTACTAGCCTCACTTGTGCACAAAACAGAATGGAGACTACCTGATGGCATGGCACCCGAGGATATTGATCTCAACGACTGCTATGGCACTGTGCTGAATCTTGCTACGCCACTCGGTGCCGTGCCAGTCTCCACCGTGTGA
- the LOC109785745 gene encoding zealexin A1 synthase, whose protein sequence is MEPAALPLLWSVLPLIILLFLLVVKIYTSTPAGKRLPPGPWQLPLVGSLHHFLLSRHGDLPHRALQELSRKHGPLMLLRFGAVPTLVVSSAEAAREVLKTHDAAFASRHLTPTLDIFSRGGQDILFSPYGDLWRQLRRICLLELMSARRVLSFRHIREDEVAALIGYITDECARGGGCTVVEIGQLITRTVNDIVVRSAVGGRCPRRDEFLHVLDRSVKLAGGFNLSDLYPSSALARWLSGALRETERCNRKARAIMDDFIRERIDGAGESMEDLLGVLLRVQKDGGTQCPLDLTTDIITTVVQEMFVAGSETSSTTLEWAMSELVRNPRVLHKAQTEVREALHGRSKLVEGDLAGGRLSYLNLVMRETLRLHAPLPFLLPRQCREPCEVMGYHIPEGTKVLVNAWALGRDGAYWEDAEAFKPERFEESSAAAMDFKGGHFEYLPFGSGRRMCPGVVLGLANMELLIASLLYHFDWELPGGGRPEELDMSEAFGIAVSRKSKLVLHSTQRIPFTN, encoded by the coding sequence ATGGAGCCTGCAGCACTTCCGTTGCTCTGGTCCGTCCTCCCCTTAATCATCTTACTCTTCTTACTTGTCGTTAAAATCTACACCTCGACTCCAGCGGGAAAGCGGCTGCCGCCGGGACCATGGCAGCTGCCGCTCGTAGGCAGCCTCCACCACTTCCTGCTGTCGCGCCACGGCGACCTGCCGCACCGTGCCCTGCAGGAGCTCTCTCGCAAGCACGGCCCGCTCATGCTGCTCCGCTTCGGTGCTGTGCCCACGCTGGTCGTCTCCTCTGCCGAGGCCGCCAGGGAGGTCCTCAAGACGCATGACGCGGCCTTCGCCAGCCGCCACCTCACGCCAACGCTGGACATCTTTAGCCGCGGTGGCCAAGACATCCTCTTCTCCCCCTACGGTGACCTGTGGCGCCAGCTCCGACGCATCTGCCTGCTCGAGCTCATGAGCGCACGCCGCGTCCTGTCCTTCCGCCACATCCGGGAAGACGAGGTAGCCGCCTTGATCGGCTACATCACAGACGAGTGTGCTCGCGGTGGCGGCTGCACGGTGGTAGAAATTGGCCAGCTGATCACCCGCACGGTCAACGACATCGTGGTGCGGTCGGCcgtcggcggacggtgcccacgGCGGGACGAGTTCCTGCACGTGCTCGACCGGTCTGTGAAGCTCGCCGGTGGCTTTAACCTGTCTGACCTCTACCCATCGTCAGCACTGGCGCGCTGGCTCAGCGGCGCCCTCCGGGAGACCGAGCGGTGCAACCGCAAAGCGCGTGCCATTATGGACGATTTCATCCGCGAGCGCATCGACGGTGCCGGCGAGAGCATGGAGGACCTTCTCGGGGTGCTGTTGAGGGTGCAGAAGGACGGCGGGACGCAGTGCCCTCTGGACCTTACCACCGACATCATCACCACTGTGGTCCAGGAAATGTTCGTAGCCGGGAGCGAGACCTCGTCGACGACGCTGGAATGGGCCATGTCGGAGCTGGTGAGGAACCCGCGCGTCCTCCACAAGGCCCAGACAGAGGTACGAGAGGCACTCCATGGACGGAGCAAGCTAGTGGAGGGTGACCTCGCTGGTGGGCGGCTGAGCTACCTCAACTTGGTGATGAGGGAGACGTTGCGGTTGCACGCACCGTTGCCGTTCCTGCTGCCACGGCAGTGCCGAGAGCCATGCGAGGTGATGGGCTACCACATCCCCGAGGGCACAAAGGTTCTGGTGAACGCCTGGGCCCTGGGCAGGGACGGCGCCTACTGGGAGGACGCTGAGGCATTCAAGCCGGAGAGGTTCGAGGAGAGTAGCGCCGCCGCCATGGACTTCAAGGGCGGCCACTTCGAGTACCTTCCCTTCGGGTCAGGCAGGAGGATGTGCCCAGGCGTGGTGCTCGGCCTCGCCAACATGGAGCTGCTGATCGCCAGCCTTCTCTACCACTTCGACTGGGAGCTCCCCGGCGGCGGGAGACCGGAGGAGCTCGACATGTCTGAGGCGTTTGGCATCGCCGTCAGCAGGAAGTCCAAGCTCGTGCTGCACTCCACGCAGCGTATCCCATTCACGAATTAA